The Anopheles coluzzii chromosome 2, AcolN3, whole genome shotgun sequence genome window below encodes:
- the LOC120951462 gene encoding protein BUD31 homolog: MPKVRRSRKQPPEGWELIEPTLEELEQKMREAETEPHEGKRITESLWPIFKIHHQKSRYIYDLFYRRKAISRELYDYCLKEKIADSNLIAKWKKSGYENLCCLRCIQTRDTNFGTNCICRVPKSKLEEGRVVECVHCGCRGCSG, translated from the exons ATGCCGAAGGTCcgcagaagcagaaaacagCCACCGGAGGGATGGGAACTGATCGAACCAACGCTGGAAGAGCTGGAGCAAAAGATGCGAGAAG CCGAAACGGAGCCACACGAAGGGAAACGAATAACGGAATCGTTGTGGCCAATCTTCAAAATCCATCACCAGAAATCGCGCTACATCTACGACCTGTTCTACCGCCGGAAAGCAATCAGCCGAGAGCTGTACGACTACTGTCTGAAGGAGAAAATTGCCGACTCGAACCTGATAGCGAAGTGGAAAAAGTCGGGCTATGAAAACCTCTGCTGCCTGCGCTGCATACAAACGAGGGACACCAACTTCGGCACGAACTGCATTTGCCGTGTACCGAAATCGAAGCTAGAGGAAGGTCGCGTCGTCGAGTGCGTGCATTGCGGGTGTCGCGGCTGCTCCGGATGA
- the LOC120952847 gene encoding exosome component 10 isoform X1, translating into MAAKMTDNKKQKKAGKSNAQAAESNGIEMGSPSIKNDQASDNEGIREMCEQGQNAIIAGMKAANAMPSGRSRDLYAAHPEFIKIMDTRANQVLHIIANLLQLQGVQGNILHRDPDERLEMIHDFNDNILERIHSNLDEMAGIRKVVPTVLVQSEVQVPVTPRYRLSGAWNERQKGEPVKATLITGTNIARPQVKFKVPVDNSRLNPFVPKIRDKPHSLKPLAVLPEYDEAGNIVSYLHPYEFELDRFQPAKHVFERTTPQEPVPLERTPLMYVDQESQLAELVRELQAAKEIAIDLEHHSYRSYQGFTCLMQLSTRTKDYIVDALALRDELHVLNEVFTDPKKLKVLHGSVSDIEWLQRDLGLYLVNMFDTGEAARVLQFSRIGLQFLLKHYCNIDTDKAFQLADWRIRPIPENFIEYARKDTHYLLYIYDRMRNELLEKGESLLQTVYDKSTFMCKQRYQKPTMNEDTVMNIYRRSRYVFDHRQMYAFREVLYWRDQIARLEDESPGYVLPQHMALDIASKLPREMQGIIACCTPVPSLVRQHLHALHKIVLKARELPAVAGGNQAQTKEQHADTRYKMHSAFDFDNPLVCPHDDAGHGTDDAGATNRPTLLGDLTNRMEATKPVLAINANLLKDVPDMGVLAVPKIRTIDTRGHVGLSESDVSEAKLTKLLALHTNHPQQDQSEDAGSENKASKYEQNKFNTPFERYLETCRLRQLKERNDEALQKQQNTGATSKQSTEIPSADVLTLQQPNPPAPATVVVVKEEPSQKAAPQLLTQNQLKRLEEAKERKSIAAGEKLCFNGTVIMEKPANQTPGKRKSFPMEINVSSSSDAIEQDLQPVAGEQKPADKLHMEPFKDQSKPAGPHNDSANWSEKPAKSKKDKQRQRNKAKSSVGQGGGRQSSNKPVVPFDYNNVDFSRFQGGSKPLAGPRKGKRPGFAFTLADDPNEGSSGNNTNKKLHPNSRIAKNIKKTQKMFNLSTSGGHGGGGKRK; encoded by the exons ATGGCTGCGAAAATGACCgataataaaaaacaaaagaaagctggCAAGAGCAATGCACAGGCGGCGGAGAGCAACGGCATCGAAATGGGGTCACCATCGATAAAGAACGATCAAGCCTCCGATAATGAAGGCATACGGGAGATGTGTGAG CAAGGACAGAACGCTATCATCGCCGGGATGAAGGCGGCAAACGCGATGCCGTCGGGACGGTCTCGCGACCTATATGCGGCACATCCAGAGTTCATCAAAATCATGGACACGCGGGCCAACCAGGTGCTGCATATAATCGCGAACCTTTTGCAGCTGCAGGGAGTACAGGGCAACATTCTGCA CCGCGATCCGGACGAGCGGTTAGAGATGATTCACGATTTCAACGACAACATACTGGAGCGGATACACTCCAACCTGGATGAGATGGCCGGCATACGGAAGGTCGTCCCAACCGTGCTGGTCCAGTCGGAAGTGCAGGTACCGGTGACGCCCCGCTATCGGCTGAGCGGTGCCTGGAACGAGCGGCAGAAAGGTGAACCGGTCAAAGCCACCCTCATCACCGGCACCAACATTGCCCGGCCGCAGGTAAAGTTCAAGGTGCCGGTCGACAATTCACGCCTCAACCCGTTCGTGCCGAAGATACGGGATAAACCGCACTCGCTCAAACCGCTGGCCGTGCTGCCGGAGTACGACGAGGCTGGCAACATCGTAAGCTATCTGCATCCGTACGAGTTCGAGCTGGACCGGTTCCAGCCGGCAAAGCACGTGTTCGAACGGACGACACCGCAGGAACCGGTGCCGCTGGAGCGCACGCCCCTAATGTACGTCGACCAAGAGTCGCAGCTGGCGGAGCTGGTGCGCGAGCTGCAAGCGGCGAAGGAGATTGCAATCGATCTCGAGCACCACTCGTACCGCAGCTACCAAGGCTTCACCTGTCTGATGCAGCTGTCCACGCGCACCAAGGACTACATCGTGGATGCGCTAGCGCTGCGCGACGAGCTGCACGTGCTGAACGAGGTGTTTACCGATCCGAAGAAGCTGAAGGTGCTGCACGGCTCGGTCAGCGATATCGAATGGTTGCAGCGCGATCTGGGCCTGTACCTGGTGAACATGTTCGACACCGGCGAGGCGGCCCGCGTACTGCAGTTCTCGCGCATCGGGCTGCAGTTTCTGCTGAAGCACTACTGCAACATCGACACGGACAAAGCGTTCCAGCTGGCGGACTGGCGCATCCGCCCGATACCGGAAAACTTCATCGAGTACGCACGGAAGGACACACACTATCTGCTGTACATTTACGATCGCATGAGGAACGAGCTGCTCGAGAAGGGCGAAAGCTTGCTGCAGACCGTGTACGACAAGTCGACGTTCATGTGCAAGCAGCGCTACCAGAAGCCGACCATGAACGAGGACACGGTGATGAACATCTATCGCCGGTCGCGGTACGTCTTCGACCACCGGCAGATGTACGCGTTCCGGGAGGTGCTGTACTGGCGCGATCAGATCGCCCGGCTGGAGGACGAATCGCCGGGCTACGTGCTGCCGCAGCATATGGCACTGGACATTGCTTCGAAGTTGCCGCGCGAAATGCAGGGCATTATAGCGTGCTGCACGCCGGTGCCTTCTCTAGTGCGGCAGCATCTGCATGCGCTGCACAAGATCGTGCTGAAGGCGCGCGAGCTGCCTGCGGTAGCGGGTGGCAATCAGGCACAAACGAAGGAACAGCACGCGGATACGCGCTACAAAATGCATTCGGCGTTCGATTTCGACAATCCCTTGGTGTGTCCGCATGACGATGCGGGGCACGGTACGGACGATGCGGGTGCTACCAACCGGCCAACGTTGCTGGGCGATTTAACCAACAGGATGGAGGCGACAAAGCCGGTACTAGCGATTAACGCGAATCTGCTGAAAGATGTCCCCGATATGGGTGTATTAGCCGTGCCGAAGATC AGAACGATAGACACCCGCGGACACGTTGGACTGAGTGAAAGCGACGTAAGTGAGGCCAAACTTACGAAACTGCTGGCATTGCACACTAACCATCCG CAGCAGGATCAATCAGAGGATGCAGGAAGCGAGAATAAAGCTAGTAAATACGAACAGAACAAGTTCAACACACCGTTCGAGCGGTATCTGGAGACGTGCCGTTTGCGTCAGCTAAAAGAACGCAACGACGAAGCGCTAcagaagcagcaaaacacgGGCGCCACCAGTAAGCAAAGCACGGAAATACCTTCAGCCGACGTTCTGACCCTCCAGCAACCGAATCCCCCAGCACCGGCCACCGTTGTAGTGGTGAAGGAAGAGCCATCCCAAAAGGCAGCGCCCCAGCTGCTGACACAAAATCAGCTCAAACGGCTCGAGGAAGCGAAGGAACGCAAATCGATCGCCGCAGGTGAGAAGCTATGCTTCAACGGAACGGTCATCATGGAGAAGCCCGCCAATCAAACGCCGGGCAAAAGAAAATCCTTCCCAATGGAAATTAacgtcagcagcagctcggACGCGATCGAGCAAGATCTGCAGCCGGTTGCGGGTGAGCAGAAGCCGGCAGATAAGCTGCACATGGAACCGTTCAAGGATCAGTCGAAACCGGCCGGCCCGCACAATGACAGTGCGAACTGGAGCGAAAAGCCGGCGAAATCGAAAAAAGACAAGCAGCGGCAACGGAACAAAGCGAAATCGTCCGTCGGGCAGGGCGGTGGGCGCCAATCGTCCAACAAACCGGTCGTACCGTTCGATTACAATAACGTCGATTTTAGCCGCTTCCAGGGCGGCTCGAAACCGCTCGCCGGACCGCGCAAAGGGAAGCGTCCCGGTTTCGCGTTTACGCTAGCGGACGACCCTAACGagggcagcagcggcaacaacaccaacaagaAGCTGCACCCGAACAGCCGGATAGCGAAGAACATTAAAAAGACGCAGAAAATGTTCAACCTCAGCACGAGCGGTGGGCACGGTGGCGGTGGAAAGCGCAAGTAA
- the LOC120952847 gene encoding exosome component 10 isoform X2 gives MAAKMTDNKKQKKAGKSNAQAAESNGIEMGSPSIKNDQASDNEGIREMCEQGQNAIIAGMKAANAMPSGRSRDLYAAHPEFIKIMDTRANQVLHIIANLLQLQGVQGNILHRDPDERLEMIHDFNDNILERIHSNLDEMAGIRKVVPTVLVQSEVQVPVTPRYRLSGAWNERQKGEPVKATLITGTNIARPQVKFKVPVDNSRLNPFVPKIRDKPHSLKPLAVLPEYDEAGNIVSYLHPYEFELDRFQPAKHVFERTTPQEPVPLERTPLMYVDQESQLAELVRELQAAKEIAIDLEHHSYRSYQGFTCLMQLSTRTKDYIVDALALRDELHVLNEVFTDPKKLKVLHGSVSDIEWLQRDLGLYLVNMFDTGEAARVLQFSRIGLQFLLKHYCNIDTDKAFQLADWRIRPIPENFIEYARKDTHYLLYIYDRMRNELLEKGESLLQTVYDKSTFMCKQRYQKPTMNEDTVMNIYRRSRYVFDHRQMYAFREVLYWRDQIARLEDESPGYVLPQHMALDIASKLPREMQGIIACCTPVPSLVRQHLHALHKIVLKARELPAVAGGNQAQTKEQHADTRYKMHSAFDFDNPLVCPHDDAGHGTDDAGATNRPTLLGDLTNRMEATKPVLAINANLLKDVPDMGVLAVPKIRTIDTRGHVGLSESDVSEAKLTKLLALHTNHPQDQSEDAGSENKASKYEQNKFNTPFERYLETCRLRQLKERNDEALQKQQNTGATSKQSTEIPSADVLTLQQPNPPAPATVVVVKEEPSQKAAPQLLTQNQLKRLEEAKERKSIAAGEKLCFNGTVIMEKPANQTPGKRKSFPMEINVSSSSDAIEQDLQPVAGEQKPADKLHMEPFKDQSKPAGPHNDSANWSEKPAKSKKDKQRQRNKAKSSVGQGGGRQSSNKPVVPFDYNNVDFSRFQGGSKPLAGPRKGKRPGFAFTLADDPNEGSSGNNTNKKLHPNSRIAKNIKKTQKMFNLSTSGGHGGGGKRK, from the exons ATGGCTGCGAAAATGACCgataataaaaaacaaaagaaagctggCAAGAGCAATGCACAGGCGGCGGAGAGCAACGGCATCGAAATGGGGTCACCATCGATAAAGAACGATCAAGCCTCCGATAATGAAGGCATACGGGAGATGTGTGAG CAAGGACAGAACGCTATCATCGCCGGGATGAAGGCGGCAAACGCGATGCCGTCGGGACGGTCTCGCGACCTATATGCGGCACATCCAGAGTTCATCAAAATCATGGACACGCGGGCCAACCAGGTGCTGCATATAATCGCGAACCTTTTGCAGCTGCAGGGAGTACAGGGCAACATTCTGCA CCGCGATCCGGACGAGCGGTTAGAGATGATTCACGATTTCAACGACAACATACTGGAGCGGATACACTCCAACCTGGATGAGATGGCCGGCATACGGAAGGTCGTCCCAACCGTGCTGGTCCAGTCGGAAGTGCAGGTACCGGTGACGCCCCGCTATCGGCTGAGCGGTGCCTGGAACGAGCGGCAGAAAGGTGAACCGGTCAAAGCCACCCTCATCACCGGCACCAACATTGCCCGGCCGCAGGTAAAGTTCAAGGTGCCGGTCGACAATTCACGCCTCAACCCGTTCGTGCCGAAGATACGGGATAAACCGCACTCGCTCAAACCGCTGGCCGTGCTGCCGGAGTACGACGAGGCTGGCAACATCGTAAGCTATCTGCATCCGTACGAGTTCGAGCTGGACCGGTTCCAGCCGGCAAAGCACGTGTTCGAACGGACGACACCGCAGGAACCGGTGCCGCTGGAGCGCACGCCCCTAATGTACGTCGACCAAGAGTCGCAGCTGGCGGAGCTGGTGCGCGAGCTGCAAGCGGCGAAGGAGATTGCAATCGATCTCGAGCACCACTCGTACCGCAGCTACCAAGGCTTCACCTGTCTGATGCAGCTGTCCACGCGCACCAAGGACTACATCGTGGATGCGCTAGCGCTGCGCGACGAGCTGCACGTGCTGAACGAGGTGTTTACCGATCCGAAGAAGCTGAAGGTGCTGCACGGCTCGGTCAGCGATATCGAATGGTTGCAGCGCGATCTGGGCCTGTACCTGGTGAACATGTTCGACACCGGCGAGGCGGCCCGCGTACTGCAGTTCTCGCGCATCGGGCTGCAGTTTCTGCTGAAGCACTACTGCAACATCGACACGGACAAAGCGTTCCAGCTGGCGGACTGGCGCATCCGCCCGATACCGGAAAACTTCATCGAGTACGCACGGAAGGACACACACTATCTGCTGTACATTTACGATCGCATGAGGAACGAGCTGCTCGAGAAGGGCGAAAGCTTGCTGCAGACCGTGTACGACAAGTCGACGTTCATGTGCAAGCAGCGCTACCAGAAGCCGACCATGAACGAGGACACGGTGATGAACATCTATCGCCGGTCGCGGTACGTCTTCGACCACCGGCAGATGTACGCGTTCCGGGAGGTGCTGTACTGGCGCGATCAGATCGCCCGGCTGGAGGACGAATCGCCGGGCTACGTGCTGCCGCAGCATATGGCACTGGACATTGCTTCGAAGTTGCCGCGCGAAATGCAGGGCATTATAGCGTGCTGCACGCCGGTGCCTTCTCTAGTGCGGCAGCATCTGCATGCGCTGCACAAGATCGTGCTGAAGGCGCGCGAGCTGCCTGCGGTAGCGGGTGGCAATCAGGCACAAACGAAGGAACAGCACGCGGATACGCGCTACAAAATGCATTCGGCGTTCGATTTCGACAATCCCTTGGTGTGTCCGCATGACGATGCGGGGCACGGTACGGACGATGCGGGTGCTACCAACCGGCCAACGTTGCTGGGCGATTTAACCAACAGGATGGAGGCGACAAAGCCGGTACTAGCGATTAACGCGAATCTGCTGAAAGATGTCCCCGATATGGGTGTATTAGCCGTGCCGAAGATC AGAACGATAGACACCCGCGGACACGTTGGACTGAGTGAAAGCGACGTAAGTGAGGCCAAACTTACGAAACTGCTGGCATTGCACACTAACCATCCG CAGGATCAATCAGAGGATGCAGGAAGCGAGAATAAAGCTAGTAAATACGAACAGAACAAGTTCAACACACCGTTCGAGCGGTATCTGGAGACGTGCCGTTTGCGTCAGCTAAAAGAACGCAACGACGAAGCGCTAcagaagcagcaaaacacgGGCGCCACCAGTAAGCAAAGCACGGAAATACCTTCAGCCGACGTTCTGACCCTCCAGCAACCGAATCCCCCAGCACCGGCCACCGTTGTAGTGGTGAAGGAAGAGCCATCCCAAAAGGCAGCGCCCCAGCTGCTGACACAAAATCAGCTCAAACGGCTCGAGGAAGCGAAGGAACGCAAATCGATCGCCGCAGGTGAGAAGCTATGCTTCAACGGAACGGTCATCATGGAGAAGCCCGCCAATCAAACGCCGGGCAAAAGAAAATCCTTCCCAATGGAAATTAacgtcagcagcagctcggACGCGATCGAGCAAGATCTGCAGCCGGTTGCGGGTGAGCAGAAGCCGGCAGATAAGCTGCACATGGAACCGTTCAAGGATCAGTCGAAACCGGCCGGCCCGCACAATGACAGTGCGAACTGGAGCGAAAAGCCGGCGAAATCGAAAAAAGACAAGCAGCGGCAACGGAACAAAGCGAAATCGTCCGTCGGGCAGGGCGGTGGGCGCCAATCGTCCAACAAACCGGTCGTACCGTTCGATTACAATAACGTCGATTTTAGCCGCTTCCAGGGCGGCTCGAAACCGCTCGCCGGACCGCGCAAAGGGAAGCGTCCCGGTTTCGCGTTTACGCTAGCGGACGACCCTAACGagggcagcagcggcaacaacaccaacaagaAGCTGCACCCGAACAGCCGGATAGCGAAGAACATTAAAAAGACGCAGAAAATGTTCAACCTCAGCACGAGCGGTGGGCACGGTGGCGGTGGAAAGCGCAAGTAA
- the LOC120951461 gene encoding uncharacterized protein LOC120951461: protein MANQEAASPIRQLPLELMCTIFDHLDIYSVKNCSLVCRQWKDIIFSDCYIKRFVLRLQCSISNTRVLEQSDRLYRHVHLQSITSYFNVMYNIVCYPRLKQYLTFRATVYPPWNHVKMITDAFGRMKALRELYLVNTDASNSVMKAIQICSDSLQLLSLNCAVPAVIKAPYLKTLVLELFITNAEANVVLYSYRFPHLKSMKLSERESRNLFKTEHVEHALSFFAHLKELDELILTDITVNGYIFKAICGSCTNLTKLHLDELCIVNNSTMSSLSNLTKLRELKLRRIYSLTSISFLPVTLPHLDLVAIGDFEMQYETLRAFRSATRIEFLFGETIPMELILAIASQMPRIRQVELPTSRANYFQSLILLPKLEVLVINKCSFEDLPRYVQHPIDVIKKLCCPSTVNKPDDRIIAHLLDRFPNLKLLKYGNNLKHQIA, encoded by the exons ATGGCCAATCAGGAGGCCGCGTCCCCAATACGGCAGCTTCCATTGGAG CTGATGTGCACTATTTTTGACCATCTCGATATCTACAGCGTAAAAAACTGTTCACTTGTGTGCCGCCAATGGAAGGATATAATTTTTTCCGATTGTTATATAAAGAGattcgtgttgcggttgcaaTGTAGTATTAGTAACACCAGGGTGCTCGAACAGTCCGATCGTTTGTATCGCCATGTACACCTTCAGAGCATTACTAGCTATTTCAACGTAATGTACAACATCGTGTGCTATCCGAGGCTGAAGCAGTACCTAACATTCAGAGCAACAGTCTACCCGCCATGGAACCATGTGAAAATGATTACGGACGCCTTTGGGCGCATGAAGGCGCTTCGAGAACTATACCTAGTTAACACAGACGCAAGCAACTCGGTCATGAAGGCTATCCAAATTTGCAGCGATTCGCTGCAGTTGCTCAGCTTGAATTGTGCAGTTCCAGCTGTTATCAAAGCACCCTATCTCAAAACGCTCGTATTGGAGCTGTTCATCACGAATGCTGAAGCGAATGTGGTGCTATATTCTTACAGGTTTCCGCATCTTAAATCTATGAAGCTGTCTGAAAGGGAATCACGCAATCTTTTCAAAACGGAGCACGTGGAGCATGCATTATCATTTTTTGCCCATCTCAAGGAACTGGATGAGCTGATACTAACAGACATTACCGTTAACGGCTACATTTTCAAAGCAATTTGCGGAAGCTGTACTAATCTAACAAAATTGCATCTGGATGAGCTGTGCATTGTCAACAATTCCACAATGTCTAGCCTTTCAAATCTTACCAAGCTTCGTGAACTTAAACTCCGACGAATCTATTCCCTTACAAGCATTTCGTTTTTACCCGTAACCTTACCGCATCTAGATTTGGTTGCTATTGGTGATTTTGAAATGCAGTACGAAACGCTGCGTGCATTTAGGTCGGCAACGAGGATTGAATTTTTGTTCGGAGAAACGATTCCCATGGAGCTCATCTTAGCCATCGCTAGCCAGATGCCGAGAATACGACAAGTGGAGCTCCCAACGTCTCGGGcgaattattttcaatctCTAATACTACTTCCAAAGTTGGAAGTGCTTGTGATAAACAAATGTAGCTTTGAAGACTTACCGAGGTATGTGCAGCATCCTATAGACGTTATTAAAAAGCTCTGTTGCCCCAGCACAGTCAATAAGCCAGATGACAGGATTATAGCGCATCTGCTGGACCGCTTTCCTAATCTAAAATTGCTTAAATATGGCAATAATTTGAAGCATCAAATCGCCTAG
- the LOC120952847 gene encoding exosome component 10 isoform X3, translating to MAAKMTDNKKQKKAGKSNAQAAESNGIEMGSPSIKNDQASDNEGIREMCEQGQNAIIAGMKAANAMPSGRSRDLYAAHPEFIKIMDTRANQVLHIIANLLQLQGVQGNILHRDPDERLEMIHDFNDNILERIHSNLDEMAGIRKVVPTVLVQSEVQVPVTPRYRLSGAWNERQKGEPVKATLITGTNIARPQVKFKVPVDNSRLNPFVPKIRDKPHSLKPLAVLPEYDEAGNIVSYLHPYEFELDRFQPAKHVFERTTPQEPVPLERTPLMYVDQESQLAELVRELQAAKEIAIDLEHHSYRSYQGFTCLMQLSTRTKDYIVDALALRDELHVLNEVFTDPKKLKVLHGSVSDIEWLQRDLGLYLVNMFDTGEAARVLQFSRIGLQFLLKHYCNIDTDKAFQLADWRIRPIPENFIEYARKDTHYLLYIYDRMRNELLEKGESLLQTVYDKSTFMCKQRYQKPTMNEDTVMNIYRRSRYVFDHRQMYAFREVLYWRDQIARLEDESPGYVLPQHMALDIASKLPREMQGIIACCTPVPSLVRQHLHALHKIVLKARELPAVAGGNQAQTKEQHADTRYKMHSAFDFDNPLVCPHDDAGHGTDDAGATNRPTLLGDLTNRMEATKPVLAINANLLKDVPDMGVLAVPKIRTIDTRGHVGLSESDVSEAKLTKLLALHTNHPDQSEDAGSENKASKYEQNKFNTPFERYLETCRLRQLKERNDEALQKQQNTGATSKQSTEIPSADVLTLQQPNPPAPATVVVVKEEPSQKAAPQLLTQNQLKRLEEAKERKSIAAGEKLCFNGTVIMEKPANQTPGKRKSFPMEINVSSSSDAIEQDLQPVAGEQKPADKLHMEPFKDQSKPAGPHNDSANWSEKPAKSKKDKQRQRNKAKSSVGQGGGRQSSNKPVVPFDYNNVDFSRFQGGSKPLAGPRKGKRPGFAFTLADDPNEGSSGNNTNKKLHPNSRIAKNIKKTQKMFNLSTSGGHGGGGKRK from the exons ATGGCTGCGAAAATGACCgataataaaaaacaaaagaaagctggCAAGAGCAATGCACAGGCGGCGGAGAGCAACGGCATCGAAATGGGGTCACCATCGATAAAGAACGATCAAGCCTCCGATAATGAAGGCATACGGGAGATGTGTGAG CAAGGACAGAACGCTATCATCGCCGGGATGAAGGCGGCAAACGCGATGCCGTCGGGACGGTCTCGCGACCTATATGCGGCACATCCAGAGTTCATCAAAATCATGGACACGCGGGCCAACCAGGTGCTGCATATAATCGCGAACCTTTTGCAGCTGCAGGGAGTACAGGGCAACATTCTGCA CCGCGATCCGGACGAGCGGTTAGAGATGATTCACGATTTCAACGACAACATACTGGAGCGGATACACTCCAACCTGGATGAGATGGCCGGCATACGGAAGGTCGTCCCAACCGTGCTGGTCCAGTCGGAAGTGCAGGTACCGGTGACGCCCCGCTATCGGCTGAGCGGTGCCTGGAACGAGCGGCAGAAAGGTGAACCGGTCAAAGCCACCCTCATCACCGGCACCAACATTGCCCGGCCGCAGGTAAAGTTCAAGGTGCCGGTCGACAATTCACGCCTCAACCCGTTCGTGCCGAAGATACGGGATAAACCGCACTCGCTCAAACCGCTGGCCGTGCTGCCGGAGTACGACGAGGCTGGCAACATCGTAAGCTATCTGCATCCGTACGAGTTCGAGCTGGACCGGTTCCAGCCGGCAAAGCACGTGTTCGAACGGACGACACCGCAGGAACCGGTGCCGCTGGAGCGCACGCCCCTAATGTACGTCGACCAAGAGTCGCAGCTGGCGGAGCTGGTGCGCGAGCTGCAAGCGGCGAAGGAGATTGCAATCGATCTCGAGCACCACTCGTACCGCAGCTACCAAGGCTTCACCTGTCTGATGCAGCTGTCCACGCGCACCAAGGACTACATCGTGGATGCGCTAGCGCTGCGCGACGAGCTGCACGTGCTGAACGAGGTGTTTACCGATCCGAAGAAGCTGAAGGTGCTGCACGGCTCGGTCAGCGATATCGAATGGTTGCAGCGCGATCTGGGCCTGTACCTGGTGAACATGTTCGACACCGGCGAGGCGGCCCGCGTACTGCAGTTCTCGCGCATCGGGCTGCAGTTTCTGCTGAAGCACTACTGCAACATCGACACGGACAAAGCGTTCCAGCTGGCGGACTGGCGCATCCGCCCGATACCGGAAAACTTCATCGAGTACGCACGGAAGGACACACACTATCTGCTGTACATTTACGATCGCATGAGGAACGAGCTGCTCGAGAAGGGCGAAAGCTTGCTGCAGACCGTGTACGACAAGTCGACGTTCATGTGCAAGCAGCGCTACCAGAAGCCGACCATGAACGAGGACACGGTGATGAACATCTATCGCCGGTCGCGGTACGTCTTCGACCACCGGCAGATGTACGCGTTCCGGGAGGTGCTGTACTGGCGCGATCAGATCGCCCGGCTGGAGGACGAATCGCCGGGCTACGTGCTGCCGCAGCATATGGCACTGGACATTGCTTCGAAGTTGCCGCGCGAAATGCAGGGCATTATAGCGTGCTGCACGCCGGTGCCTTCTCTAGTGCGGCAGCATCTGCATGCGCTGCACAAGATCGTGCTGAAGGCGCGCGAGCTGCCTGCGGTAGCGGGTGGCAATCAGGCACAAACGAAGGAACAGCACGCGGATACGCGCTACAAAATGCATTCGGCGTTCGATTTCGACAATCCCTTGGTGTGTCCGCATGACGATGCGGGGCACGGTACGGACGATGCGGGTGCTACCAACCGGCCAACGTTGCTGGGCGATTTAACCAACAGGATGGAGGCGACAAAGCCGGTACTAGCGATTAACGCGAATCTGCTGAAAGATGTCCCCGATATGGGTGTATTAGCCGTGCCGAAGATC AGAACGATAGACACCCGCGGACACGTTGGACTGAGTGAAAGCGACGTAAGTGAGGCCAAACTTACGAAACTGCTGGCATTGCACACTAACCATCCG GATCAATCAGAGGATGCAGGAAGCGAGAATAAAGCTAGTAAATACGAACAGAACAAGTTCAACACACCGTTCGAGCGGTATCTGGAGACGTGCCGTTTGCGTCAGCTAAAAGAACGCAACGACGAAGCGCTAcagaagcagcaaaacacgGGCGCCACCAGTAAGCAAAGCACGGAAATACCTTCAGCCGACGTTCTGACCCTCCAGCAACCGAATCCCCCAGCACCGGCCACCGTTGTAGTGGTGAAGGAAGAGCCATCCCAAAAGGCAGCGCCCCAGCTGCTGACACAAAATCAGCTCAAACGGCTCGAGGAAGCGAAGGAACGCAAATCGATCGCCGCAGGTGAGAAGCTATGCTTCAACGGAACGGTCATCATGGAGAAGCCCGCCAATCAAACGCCGGGCAAAAGAAAATCCTTCCCAATGGAAATTAacgtcagcagcagctcggACGCGATCGAGCAAGATCTGCAGCCGGTTGCGGGTGAGCAGAAGCCGGCAGATAAGCTGCACATGGAACCGTTCAAGGATCAGTCGAAACCGGCCGGCCCGCACAATGACAGTGCGAACTGGAGCGAAAAGCCGGCGAAATCGAAAAAAGACAAGCAGCGGCAACGGAACAAAGCGAAATCGTCCGTCGGGCAGGGCGGTGGGCGCCAATCGTCCAACAAACCGGTCGTACCGTTCGATTACAATAACGTCGATTTTAGCCGCTTCCAGGGCGGCTCGAAACCGCTCGCCGGACCGCGCAAAGGGAAGCGTCCCGGTTTCGCGTTTACGCTAGCGGACGACCCTAACGagggcagcagcggcaacaacaccaacaagaAGCTGCACCCGAACAGCCGGATAGCGAAGAACATTAAAAAGACGCAGAAAATGTTCAACCTCAGCACGAGCGGTGGGCACGGTGGCGGTGGAAAGCGCAAGTAA